The following are encoded together in the Halopseudomonas salegens genome:
- a CDS encoding S-(hydroxymethyl)glutathione dehydrogenase/class III alcohol dehydrogenase, with the protein MIKSRAAVAFEAGKPLEIVEVDVAPPQRGEVLVRIVASGVCHTDAFTLSGEDPEGIFPAILGHEGGGIVEAVGEGVTELAVGDHVIPLYTAECRVCKFCTSGKTNLCQSVRATQGKGVMPDGTSRFSYQGKPIYHYMGCSTFSEYTVLPEVSLAKIPKDAPLEKVCLLGCGVTTGIGAVLNTAKVEEGATVAIFGLGGIGLAAIIGATMAKASRIIAIDINPDKFAIAKELGATEFVNPKEHDKPIQEVIVEMTDGGVDYSFECVGNVQLMRAALECCHKGWGESTIIGVAGAGQEISTRPFQLVTGRVWRGSAFGGVKGRTELPGYVEKAQTGEIPLDTFITHTMGLEDINKAFELMHEGKSIRSVVHF; encoded by the coding sequence ATGATCAAGTCCCGTGCCGCAGTAGCTTTTGAAGCCGGCAAACCGCTGGAAATCGTCGAAGTGGATGTGGCGCCGCCGCAGCGTGGTGAGGTGCTGGTGCGTATTGTCGCCAGCGGTGTTTGCCATACCGATGCCTTTACCCTGTCCGGTGAAGACCCGGAAGGCATTTTTCCGGCGATTCTGGGCCATGAAGGTGGCGGCATTGTCGAGGCGGTGGGTGAAGGGGTGACCGAGCTGGCAGTCGGTGACCATGTGATTCCGCTGTATACCGCCGAGTGCCGTGTCTGCAAGTTCTGCACATCGGGCAAGACCAATCTGTGCCAGTCGGTGCGAGCGACGCAGGGCAAGGGCGTGATGCCGGATGGTACCTCGCGTTTCTCATACCAGGGCAAGCCGATCTATCACTATATGGGGTGCTCGACCTTTTCCGAGTACACGGTGCTGCCGGAAGTCTCCCTGGCGAAGATCCCCAAGGATGCGCCGCTGGAGAAGGTGTGTCTGCTCGGCTGCGGCGTGACCACCGGGATTGGCGCGGTATTGAACACCGCCAAGGTGGAAGAGGGCGCAACCGTGGCCATCTTCGGGCTGGGTGGTATTGGCCTGGCAGCCATTATCGGCGCGACCATGGCCAAGGCGTCGCGGATTATTGCGATTGATATCAACCCCGACAAGTTTGCCATTGCCAAAGAACTGGGCGCGACCGAGTTTGTGAACCCCAAGGAGCATGACAAGCCGATCCAGGAAGTCATTGTCGAGATGACCGATGGCGGGGTGGATTACTCCTTTGAGTGCGTGGGTAATGTGCAGCTGATGCGTGCCGCGCTGGAGTGCTGTCACAAGGGCTGGGGCGAGTCGACCATTATTGGCGTGGCGGGTGCCGGGCAGGAGATCAGCACACGGCCGTTCCAGTTGGTCACCGGCCGCGTCTGGCGTGGCAGTGCCTTTGGCGGCGTGAAAGGGCGCACCGAATTGCCCGGCTATGTGGAAAAGGCCCAGACCGGCGAGATTCCGCTGGATACTTTCATCACCCACACCATGGGGCTGGAAGATATCAAC
- a CDS encoding LysR family transcriptional regulator, with protein sequence MDPWEGFDAFVSVADSGHFSTAAQRLGVSTSHVSRQIARLEERLQTRLFYRSTRQVSLTEAGHTFLQHCRHLLDARDEAIQAVSDLGGEPKGLLRLTCAVAYGESFIMPLVTDFMQRHPKLQIDMQLTNQTLDLLHGSFDLAIRLGRLQDSNLIATRLAPRNMYLCAAPGYLQQHGAPHSLSELNRHNCLIGSSDIWSFDQNGRETPIRVHGNLRCNSGRAVLDAALRGLGLCQLPDYYVQQPIADGKLHALLPQHQPPHTGVWALYPQKRHLSPKVRLLIDHLRAGLAARPEYHHAELPWSQQQR encoded by the coding sequence ATGGATCCGTGGGAAGGTTTTGACGCCTTTGTCAGTGTCGCCGACAGTGGCCACTTCAGTACCGCCGCCCAGCGACTGGGCGTCTCCACCTCACATGTCAGCCGGCAAATCGCCCGCCTCGAAGAACGCCTGCAAACCCGATTGTTCTACCGCAGTACGCGCCAGGTCAGCCTCACCGAAGCCGGCCATACCTTCCTGCAACACTGCCGCCACCTGCTGGATGCCCGTGACGAAGCCATCCAGGCCGTCAGCGATCTCGGCGGCGAACCCAAGGGCCTGCTGCGCCTCACCTGCGCCGTGGCCTACGGCGAAAGCTTTATCATGCCCCTGGTTACTGACTTCATGCAGCGCCACCCCAAACTGCAGATCGACATGCAACTGACCAACCAGACCCTCGACCTGCTGCATGGCAGTTTCGATCTGGCCATCCGCCTCGGTCGCCTGCAGGACTCCAACCTGATCGCCACCCGCCTGGCACCGCGCAACATGTACCTGTGCGCCGCTCCTGGCTACCTGCAACAACATGGCGCCCCGCACAGCCTGTCCGAACTGAACCGGCACAACTGCCTGATTGGCAGCAGCGACATCTGGAGCTTCGACCAGAATGGCCGCGAAACACCGATACGGGTACACGGCAACCTGCGCTGCAACAGTGGCCGCGCCGTACTCGATGCCGCCCTGCGCGGACTCGGCCTGTGCCAACTGCCCGACTACTACGTGCAGCAACCCATCGCCGACGGCAAGCTGCACGCCCTGCTGCCCCAGCATCAGCCACCCCACACCGGTGTCTGGGCGCTGTACCCACAAAAACGTCACCTCTCGCCCAAGGTGCGCCTGTTGATTGATCATTTGCGAGCCGGGTTGGCCGCCCGCCCCGAATACCATCATGCAGAACTACCCTGGTCCCAGCAGCAGCGTTAA
- a CDS encoding DUF4168 domain-containing protein — protein MMNLKTLTAAVALATFGMASTAAMAQASDPAQQPPSGMPAQQAAAEPVSDEDLQNFVDAASEVNEIRDEFTGRLEGVESQEEAQALQIEAQEKMVEAVEDSGIEVNQYNEIATRLQADPELQERAEAMN, from the coding sequence ATGATGAACTTGAAAACATTGACCGCTGCAGTCGCTCTGGCCACCTTTGGCATGGCATCTACCGCTGCCATGGCACAAGCGTCAGACCCGGCCCAGCAGCCGCCCAGTGGCATGCCTGCACAACAAGCAGCTGCCGAGCCAGTGAGCGATGAAGATCTGCAGAACTTCGTCGATGCCGCCAGCGAAGTCAACGAAATCCGTGACGAATTCACTGGCCGTCTTGAAGGCGTAGAAAGCCAGGAAGAAGCACAGGCTTTGCAGATCGAAGCCCAGGAAAAAATGGTTGAAGCCGTTGAAGATTCAGGCATTGAAGTCAACCAGTACAACGAGATCGCTACTCGCCTGCAGGCTGACCCAGAGCTGCAAGAGCGCGCTGAAGCCATGAACTGA